The Bosea sp. AS-1 region GGGCGCGATCTCCTGGTCTCCTCGCAGACCGGCTCGGGCAAGACCATCGCCTATGGGCTCGCCATTGGCGAGACGCTGCTGGATGGGGCCGAGAAGCTCGGCCGCGCCGAGCGGCCGCTGGCGCTGATCATCGCGCCGACGCGCGAGCTCGCCCTGCAGGTGCAACGCGAACTGGCCTGGCTCTATGCCCAGGCAGGTGCGCGCGTGATCTCCTGCGTCGGCGGCATGGATCCGCGCCGCGAGGCGATGCTGCTCGAAGAGGGCGCGCATATCGTCGTCGGCACGCCCGGTCGGCTGCGCGACCATATCGAGCGGCGCCGTCTCGACCTTTCGGAACTCAAGGCCGTCGTGCTCGACGAGGCCGACGAGATGCTCGATCTCGGCTTCCGCGACGATCTTGAATTCATTCTGAAGAGCGCGCCTGAAAGCCGCCGCAGCCTGCTGTTCTCCGCGACCTTCCCGAAGGAGATCATCCAGCTCGCGCAGAACTATCAGCGCGACGCGCTGCGCATCGAGGTGCAGGCCGCGGCGCGCGGCCATGCCGACATCGCCTACAAGGCCGTGCGCGTCTATCCCAAGGAAGCGGAGCTGGCGGTCGTCAACCTGCTGCGCTTCTATGATGCGCCGGTTGCGCTCGTCTTCTGCAACACGCGCAACGCCGTGCGCCATCTCGAAGCCATCCTGCTGGAGCGCGGCTTCACGGCCGTGGCGCTCTCGGGCGAGCTCGGCCAGAACGAGCGCAACGCCGCGCTGCAGGCGTTGCGTGACGGCCGGGCGCGGGTCTGCGTCGCGACTGACGTTGCCGCGCGTGGCATTGACCTGCCGGGACTCGACCTCGTGATCCATGCCGAATTGCCGCATGACTCCGAGGTGATGCAGCACCGGTCCGGCCGTACCGGCCGGGCCGGGAACAAGGGCACCAGCGTGCTGCTGGTGCCGCCCTCGCGCCGACGCAAGGCCGAGCGGCTGCTGATGGAAGGCAAGGTCGAGGCCGAATGGGTCGGCCCGCCGACGGCCGAGGAGATCCATGCGCTCGACCAGGAGCGGCTGCTGAAGGACCCGCTGCTCGAAGGCGAGGAGGGCGAGGACGATGCCGGCATGGTCGAGGCGTTGATGGCGGGTCGGGAGGCGCGCGAGATCGCGGCTGCCCTCGTCAGGCTCTACCGCTCGCGACTGCCGGCGGCGGAGGAAGCGGGCGACCCGGGCTTCGGCCGCGAGGAGCGCCGCACCCCGCGCTCGAACGAGGACTATGCCGCCAAGCGCCGGCCTTTTGGCGCCGGCCGCGATGCGGATGAGGGCGAACGGCCGCACAAGGCGGCCGGACCCCGCGGCGACACCGTCTGGTTCCGGCTCGATATCGGCCGCAAGCAGGGCGCCGACCCGCGCCAGCTCCTGCCAATGCTGTGCCGGCGCGGCCGGATCACCCGCGACGAGGTTGGCGCCATCCGCATCTTCGACCGCGAGACCAAGGTCGAGATCGACGCCGATGTCGCCGATCGTTTCTACGAATCCGCCAAGGTGCCGGATCGCGACCGGATCACGATCGAGCCGGCGACGGACGAGCGGCGCGCGGCCAAGTCATTCGAGGACAAAGGATCCGAGAGGCGCGCGCCTTCGCGCAGGCCGGCCTCGGGCGGTCAAGAGTTTGCGGAGCGACCGGAGCGGGGCGGCAAGTTCGAACGGCCGGCTGCCCCTTACCGCAGCCGCGAGCGTTTCGAGGAGCGCGACGGGGCTGCGCCGCGTCGGCCGGCTGCCGGCCGGCAGACCGGTGAGCGCAAGGCCTATGAAGATCGTGGAGAAGGGCGTCCGGCGGGCAAGAAGCCGTTCAACCCGAAGGCCAAGCGTTTTCCTGGCAAGGCCGAGCGGCCTGAAGGCGGCCGTCCGGCTGGCAAGCCCTTTGGCAAGGGCAAGCCGCCGCGCCGGGGCTAAGCCTCAAGCCGGCCTCGTCGCAATCTTCGCCATGACGGGAATGCCTCGCCGCCTGCGCTTCTCTCAGCGCAGGCCGAGGAAGGAGAGAATGGCCAGGACGACGACGATCAGGCCGACGAGATAAATGATATTGTTCATGAAAACCCCCTGATGGATGGGCCGTGAGGCCCGATTTCAGGGGGTGAACCGTCTTTGGGGGCGAAAGGTTCCCTCGGAAGGCGGTCGCCGCCGGTTCCCGCAAAGGCACAAGTCATCCCGGGCGAAGTGCTGACCGGGGTGACATGCGGGGGGCGGCGCAAGAGATCTGTCGGATCGTCTCCCGTTCAGACCACCACCTTGCGGTAGAGGTGCCAGGTCGCGTGGCCGAGCACCGGCATCGCCACGACGAGCCCGACCAGCACCGGCAGGCAGCCGAGCACCAGAAGCCCGGTGACGATCAGCCCCCAGTACATCATCACGCGCGGATTGGCCTCGACCGCTGCGATCGAGGTGCGAACCGCCGTCGGCATGTCGACGTGACGGTCGATCATGAGGGGGAAGGACACGACCGAGATCGCGAAGGCGAGGATGGCGAAGAGCAGGCCGACCGAGTTGCCGACGATGATCATTACCCAGCCGTTGAAGGTGGTGAACGTGGCGCGCAGGAATTCCGCGGTGGAGACATCGGCCGGCAGGCCGAGCTGGGCGCGGTAGATCAGCCAGGCGCAGGCGAGCCAGGCCAGGAAGAGCCCGGTCAACATCAGGCCGAGCAGGACGATCTGCCCGATCCCCGGCGATTGCAGCACCTCGAGCGCGTGGTTCCACGACGAATCCAGACCCTGCTCGCGTCTCCGGCTGGTTTCATAGAGGCCGATAGCGGCGAACGGGCCGAGCAGGGCGAAGCCGCCGAGCAGCGGGAAGAGCAGCGGGAAGATGTTGTAGGTGACGGTGAGCTGCGCCAGCAGCACGCCGGCGATGGGATAGATCAGCGCGATGAAGACGAGATGGCTCGGCTGAGCCATGAAATCCTCCCAGCCGCGCGAGAGCGCTTCCCGCAGGTCCATCGTCGTGATGGTGCGGACCTGCGGTGGTGCGGCTCTGCCGATGTGGTGAAGGGTGCCGTCAAGATTGGCCATGGCGTGTCTCCCGGTTCCGGCCCGGTTCGCCAAAAAGCCGTCGACATGTTCCTTGGTGTCAACGGCCGTCAGGCGTCGAGCTTCCAATTCCCAGTGTCAGGACTATACACGCCGGAGCCGGATTTGTTGCAGCCTTTCGCGCAGATGTGAGGCGCGCGCTGCGCAAAAGGCTGCTGCCCTTTCTCGTCAGCACCTTCTCGCCTAATGCTTGCGGCATGAGCGACACCGACGATACCGCACCTTCCGAAACGCCCGTCGCGGATCTGACGCCGCGCAGGGCCAAGCTCGAGCACAAGCGGCTGGCCGCCGAGGTGCAGGCGGCGAACGATGCCTATTTCCAGGACGATCAGCCGATCATGGACGACGCTTCCTATGATGCGAAGCGTCGGCGGCTGGTCGCTCTGGAGGAGGCCTTTCCGGAGCTGAAGGAGGCTGGCGGAGTCAGCGACAAGGTTGGTGCCAGGCCGTCGGGCAAGTTCGCCAAGATCAGGCATCGCGTGCCGATGCTCTCACTCGACAACGCCTTCTCGGACGAGGCGGTCGCGGAGTTCGTCGCCCGTGTCTATCGCTTTCTCGGCCGCAAGGAGGAGGATGGCGGCATCGCCTTTACCGCCGAGCCGAAGATCGACGGGCTCTCGCTCTCGCTGCGCTACGAGAAGGGCGAGCTCGTCGCTGCCGCGACGCGCGGCGATGGCGAGGAGGGCGAGGACGTCACCGCCAATGCCCGCACCATCGCTGAAATTCCGAAGACGCTCGCCGGGCCGGACGTGCCGGAGGTCGCGGAGGTGCGCGGCGAGGTCTATCTCGGCCATGCCGATTTCGCCGGTATCAACGAGCGCCAGCGCGAGAAGGGGCTGCCCGAATTCGCCAACCCGCGCAACGCTGCGGCCGGCTCGCTGCGCCAGCTCGATGTCAGCGTCACCGCTTCGCGGCCCCTGCGCTTCTTCGCCTATGCCTGGGGCGAGATGCCGGTGCTGCCGGCGCCGACGCAGATGGGCGTGGTCGAGGCGTTCAAGCGCTGGGGCTTCCGCACCAACCCGCTGATGAAGCGCTGCGAGAGCGTGGCCGAGATGGTCGCGCAGTACCGGCTGATCGAGAGCCAGCGCGCGACACTCGGCTACGACATCGACGGCGTGGTCTACAAGGTCGACGATCTGGCGCTGCAGGCCAGGCTCGGCTTCGTCTCGCGGGCGCCCCGCTGGGCGATCGCGCACAAGTTCCCGGCCGAGCTGGCGACGACCGTTCTCGAAGCCATCGACATTCAGGTCGGGCGGACAGGCGCACTCTCGCCCGTGGCGCGGCTGAAGCCGGTGACGGTCGGCGGTGTCGTGGTGACCAACGCGACGCTGCACAACGAGGATTACATCCGCGGCTTCGATTCCAAAGGGCTGCCGATCCGCGACGGGGCCGATATCCGCATCGGCGACACGGTGACGGTGAAGCGGGCGGGAGACGTCATCCCGCGCGTCGAGGCGGTCGATCTCACGAAGCGGCCGGCGGATTCGAAGCCCTATGACTTTCCGAAAGAATGCCCGATCTGCCACAGCCATGCCGTGCGGGAGCACAACCCGCGCTCCGGCAAGGAAGATGCCGTGCGCCGCTGTACGGGCGGGCTGATCTGTTCCGCCCAGACGGTCGAGCGGCTGAAGCACTTCGTCTCGCGCGATGCGCTCGACATCGACGGGCTCGGCGACAAGCAGATTGAGTTCTTCCACACCGATCCCGACCTGCCGGTGAAGGAGCCGGCCGACATCTTCACGCTCGCCCGGCGTGACGACGCTAATTTCAAGAAGCTCAAGGACAAGGAAGGCTTCGGCGCGGTCAGCGTCAAGAAGCTGTTCGAGGCGATCGAGGCCGCGCGCACACCGCCGCTCAACCGCCTGATCTTCGGGCTGGGAATCCGCCATGTCGGCGAGACCAATGCGCGGCTACTCGCCCGCAATTACGGCTCCTTCGAGGCTCTGCGCGAGACGCTTGCCGCCGCCGTCGATCCCGCTTCGCCGCAACGGCAGGAACTCGACGCCATCGACGGCGTCGGGCCGACCGTGGTCGAGGCGCTGCTGCAGTTCTTCGGCGAGCCGCACAATCAGGAACTGCTCGACCGGCTGCTGGAGCAGGTGCAGCCGCAGCCGCTGGAAGCCGTCGCCACGACGAGTCCGGTCGCCGGCAAGACAGTCGTTTTCACCGGTGCGCTGGAGCGGATGACCCGGGACGAGGCCAAGGCGATGGCGGAGCGGCTTGGCGCCAAGGTGGCAGGTTCGGTCTCATCGAAGACCGACCTGCTGGTCGCGGGGCCGGGTGCCGGCTCCAAGCTCAAGGATGCGGCCAAGCATGGCGTCGAGGTGATCGACGAGGCCGGGTGGTTCGATCTGATCGGCGGGTGAGGGTTATTCCGCTGCCTCCGCGGGCGGTGCGAACATCGCCGCTGGCGGCGCTTCGCCCGCCGCCCGTACCTGGCTGGGCGCGGCGCCGGTGATCCGTTTGAAGGCGCGGCTGAAGGAGGCTTCCGATTCGTAGCCGAGGCGCTGCGCTACCACCGCGATGCGGAGCTTGTCGCGGGCGAGCCATTGCCTCGCCTGGTGCATCCTGACCTGCGCGACATAGCGTGCCGGCGTCTCGCCGACGACCTCGGCGAAGCGCAGGGCGAAGCCGGAGCGCGAGGCGCCCATCAGTTCCGCCAGACTTTCGACCGTCCAGTCGGTCTCGGGGTGGGCGTGGACTGCTGCGAGCACCTTGCCGATCTGTGGGCAGCGCGCCGCCGCGACCCAGCCCTTGCTGGTGCCGCAGCCGCTTTCGACCCAGGCGCGGATGATCGTCGCGGCCAGCACGTCGGCGAGGCGCGCCATGATGCCGCCGGCGCCGACCCTGTCCATCGCGACCTCCTGGCCCATCGCCTCCAGCAGATGCGGGATGCCGGGCTCGTTGGCGATGAAGTCGGACATCCGCATCAGGTTCGGCATCAACCTGAGCAGCGGGTGGCCGGTATCGACGTTGAAGGTCATGCGGCCGGTGAAGATCAGCATGTGCTCGCCGCTGCCGCCGCCTTCGACATCGAAGATATTGCCGTAGAACTCGCGCACCCGGCAGTTGCAAGGAGGGGAAGGGACGACCTCGGGCGAACTGGCCAGGACATGGCCACCGCCGCGGGGCAGCAGCACGGCGTCGCCGTCCTGCAGCTCCAGCCATTCGCCCGCGGAGGTCTTCAGCCAACAGTTCCCGCGCGAGACGAAATGGAAATAGGCCTCATGGGTCTGGGGGAAGGCGACGCCCCAGGGCGCGGCCATCTGGCAGCGGCTGTAGTCGACTCCGTCGAGCCTCAGGCCGCGGAGCATCTCGGTCAGATGGTCGGCGGGAACGGTCATCGCAATCCTGGACGAACAGTCATGAGATGCGGATTATATAGCATGGAAACTCCATGGCGCCACTCCCATCTTCCGGCGACTTCATGGAGAACCCCATGTCAGACGCTCTATCTGCTACTTCATTCGAACTTGATGACACGCAGGATGAAACCCGCGAAAAACCTGCCTGGGCTGCGGTCGTCTCGCTGACCTTCGGCGTCTTCGGCCTGGTCACGGCCGAGTTCCTGCCGGCCAGCCTGTTGACGCCGATGGCTGCCGATGTCGGCGTCTCGGTCGGTGCCGCCGGGCAGGCGGTCACCGCCACGGCCGTGGTCGGCGCCATTGCCGGCCTCGCCGCCGCCATCGTCACCCGCGGCATCGACCGGCGCGTGGTGATCTGGGCGCTGACCGGCCTGCTGATCCTGTCGAGCGTCATCGCGGCGATCGCCACCAACCTGCCGACGCTGCTCTTCGCCCGCGTGCTGCTCGGCATCGGGCTCGGCGCCTTCTGGTCGATGGTCGCCGCGACCGCGATGCGGCTCGTGCCGCCGAGCGCCTTGCCCAAGGCGATGTCGCTGATCTTCACCGGCGTCTCGGTCGCGACCGTCAGCGCGGCGCCGATCGGCGCCTATATCGGCAATCTGATGGGCTGGCGTTTCGTGTTCTGGCTCTCGGCGCTGGTTGGCGTGGTGGCGCTCGTCATCCAGATGGCCGTGCTGCCGCGGCTGCCGGCGCGGGGTTCGCCCGACATCCGTACGCTGTTCCGCCTGCTCGGCCAGCCCAGCATCGCTCTCGTCCTTGCCGGTATCGTCGTGGTGATCTCGGGGCATTTCGCCGGCTTCACCTATGTCCGTCCGTTCCTGGAACAGATCCCGAAGCTCTCCGTCGAGGCGATCTCGCTGGCGCTGCTGGCCTATGGCGTTGGCGGCTTCTTCGGCAACTTCCTGGGCGGGGCGATCACGGCGCGCAGCGCCAAGGCCTCGGTGATCTTCGGCGCCTTCGCGATTGGGCTGATGGGGGCGAGCCTGCTCTTCGTCGGGGCATCGCCGATCGCCTCGGCCATCGCCGTCGGGCTCTGGGGTTTTGCCTTCGGCGCGCTGCCGGTCGGCTTCCAGACCTGGCTGGTGCGCGTCGCGCCGGAAGATGAGGCGGAGTCGGCCGGTGGCCTGCTCGTCGCCGCTTTCCAGGTCGCGATCGCGAGCGGCGCCGTTTTCGGCGGGCTTTTGGTCGATGGCTTCGGGACGCTGGGCGTGATGGCCTACGCCACGATCGCGACGCTGGTGGGCGGGCTCGGCGTGCTGCTGCTCGGCGCGAAAAGCCCTGAGCGTGTCGGAGCCAAGGCCGCGGCCCACGCCCTCTGACGCCATCGACAAGCTGACAAGACAGATCGGGCGCGTGATGCGCCCGATCACTTTTCTTCAAGACAGCGGGGCCGCGAGAGGGTTTATGCTCGCGGCATGGAAGCAGTCACCCAAGGCGAGACATTCTGCCTCGAACCGCTCGTCGCCGGCGAGCGGGCGAAGTTGTTTCCGGCCGCACGCTTCGACGGGCTGGACTGCCTTGCCGCGACCTTCCGCCGCCACGCCTATGCGCCACACCGGCATGAGAGCTATGTCCTCGGCACCATCGAGGCCGGCTGCGAGACCTTCCGCGTACGCGGTGCCCGCTATTATGCCCGGCCAGGGTTGATCACCTTCGTCAACCCCCTGGAAACCCATGATGGCGAGCCCTACGGACCGGGCTACAGCTATCGCATGACCTATCCCGAGATCGGGCTGATGCGCGAGGTCGCGGCTTCGCTGAGCGGCCGGGAGATGAGCGAAACGCCGTTCTTTCCCGAACCTCTCGTCGAGGATGCGGAAGGCGCGGCGCTCTTCGCCGCCGCACATCGCGCGATCGAGGATGGCAAAGACCTGCTGGCAGGCGAGGAGATGCTGCTGCGCTTCTACGCGCATTGCCTGGCCCATCATGCCGATCTGACGGTTCGGGCCATCGGTGCGGAGGAGGGGCCCGTCGCCAAGGCGCGCGAATTATTCGAGGCGCGCTACGAGGAAGACTTGTCGCTTGCAGATGTGGCCCGGCTGACCGGCCTGCCGCGCCATCACCTGATCCGGGCCTTCCGGCGGGAGACTGGGCTGACGCCGCATGCCTATCTCGTCGATATCCGCGTCCGGCGCGCCCGCGAGCGGCTCAGGCGCGGCGAGATGCCGGGCGATGTCGCGGCGGCGACCGGCTTCTGCGACCAGCCACATCTGACGCGGGCCTTCAAGGCGCGCTTCGGCGTCACGCCCGGCGCGTTCCGGGCCGCGCATGCCGGCTGAGCCGGCCCTTCGAGAGAACCGAAACCCATGTCCACGATGCGCGACGACATCAGGCGCGGCCTGAGCGATATCTGGCCGGCCGCAGTGGCTGCGGCGCCGATCGGCCTGCTGTTCGGGGCGGTGGCGGCAAGCAAGGGGCTCTCGCCGCTCGAGGTCTTCCTGATGAGCGCCATGGTCTTCGCGGGCGGGGCGCAGTTCGCGGCCGTGGAATTGTGGACGATGCCGGCGCCGATCGCGGCGTTGGTGTTCTCGACGCTGCTGATCAATGCGCGCCATGTGCTGATGGGAGCGTCGCTCGCGCCCAAGCTCGAAGGCTTCAGCCGCTGGCAGAAATTCCTCGGCCTCTACTACATGGCCGACGAGAACTGGGCGCTGGCCGAGAAGCGCGCCCGGACCCATCGCCTGACGCCGGCTTACTGGTTCGCGATGGTCATCCCGTTCGTTACTGGCTGGCTCATCAATTCGACGCTGGGTGCGAC contains the following coding sequences:
- a CDS encoding AraC family transcriptional regulator translates to MEAVTQGETFCLEPLVAGERAKLFPAARFDGLDCLAATFRRHAYAPHRHESYVLGTIEAGCETFRVRGARYYARPGLITFVNPLETHDGEPYGPGYSYRMTYPEIGLMREVAASLSGREMSETPFFPEPLVEDAEGAALFAAAHRAIEDGKDLLAGEEMLLRFYAHCLAHHADLTVRAIGAEEGPVAKARELFEARYEEDLSLADVARLTGLPRHHLIRAFRRETGLTPHAYLVDIRVRRARERLRRGEMPGDVAAATGFCDQPHLTRAFKARFGVTPGAFRAAHAG
- a CDS encoding DUF2189 domain-containing protein, with amino-acid sequence MANLDGTLHHIGRAAPPQVRTITTMDLREALSRGWEDFMAQPSHLVFIALIYPIAGVLLAQLTVTYNIFPLLFPLLGGFALLGPFAAIGLYETSRRREQGLDSSWNHALEVLQSPGIGQIVLLGLMLTGLFLAWLACAWLIYRAQLGLPADVSTAEFLRATFTTFNGWVMIIVGNSVGLLFAILAFAISVVSFPLMIDRHVDMPTAVRTSIAAVEANPRVMMYWGLIVTGLLVLGCLPVLVGLVVAMPVLGHATWHLYRKVVV
- a CDS encoding DEAD/DEAH box helicase, whose product is MSFSLTSPPLARALADRNYSEPTPVQSAVLEEGARGRDLLVSSQTGSGKTIAYGLAIGETLLDGAEKLGRAERPLALIIAPTRELALQVQRELAWLYAQAGARVISCVGGMDPRREAMLLEEGAHIVVGTPGRLRDHIERRRLDLSELKAVVLDEADEMLDLGFRDDLEFILKSAPESRRSLLFSATFPKEIIQLAQNYQRDALRIEVQAAARGHADIAYKAVRVYPKEAELAVVNLLRFYDAPVALVFCNTRNAVRHLEAILLERGFTAVALSGELGQNERNAALQALRDGRARVCVATDVAARGIDLPGLDLVIHAELPHDSEVMQHRSGRTGRAGNKGTSVLLVPPSRRRKAERLLMEGKVEAEWVGPPTAEEIHALDQERLLKDPLLEGEEGEDDAGMVEALMAGREAREIAAALVRLYRSRLPAAEEAGDPGFGREERRTPRSNEDYAAKRRPFGAGRDADEGERPHKAAGPRGDTVWFRLDIGRKQGADPRQLLPMLCRRGRITRDEVGAIRIFDRETKVEIDADVADRFYESAKVPDRDRITIEPATDERRAAKSFEDKGSERRAPSRRPASGGQEFAERPERGGKFERPAAPYRSRERFEERDGAAPRRPAAGRQTGERKAYEDRGEGRPAGKKPFNPKAKRFPGKAERPEGGRPAGKPFGKGKPPRRG
- the ligA gene encoding NAD-dependent DNA ligase LigA; amino-acid sequence: MSDTDDTAPSETPVADLTPRRAKLEHKRLAAEVQAANDAYFQDDQPIMDDASYDAKRRRLVALEEAFPELKEAGGVSDKVGARPSGKFAKIRHRVPMLSLDNAFSDEAVAEFVARVYRFLGRKEEDGGIAFTAEPKIDGLSLSLRYEKGELVAAATRGDGEEGEDVTANARTIAEIPKTLAGPDVPEVAEVRGEVYLGHADFAGINERQREKGLPEFANPRNAAAGSLRQLDVSVTASRPLRFFAYAWGEMPVLPAPTQMGVVEAFKRWGFRTNPLMKRCESVAEMVAQYRLIESQRATLGYDIDGVVYKVDDLALQARLGFVSRAPRWAIAHKFPAELATTVLEAIDIQVGRTGALSPVARLKPVTVGGVVVTNATLHNEDYIRGFDSKGLPIRDGADIRIGDTVTVKRAGDVIPRVEAVDLTKRPADSKPYDFPKECPICHSHAVREHNPRSGKEDAVRRCTGGLICSAQTVERLKHFVSRDALDIDGLGDKQIEFFHTDPDLPVKEPADIFTLARRDDANFKKLKDKEGFGAVSVKKLFEAIEAARTPPLNRLIFGLGIRHVGETNARLLARNYGSFEALRETLAAAVDPASPQRQELDAIDGVGPTVVEALLQFFGEPHNQELLDRLLEQVQPQPLEAVATTSPVAGKTVVFTGALERMTRDEAKAMAERLGAKVAGSVSSKTDLLVAGPGAGSKLKDAAKHGVEVIDEAGWFDLIGG
- a CDS encoding AzlC family ABC transporter permease, whose amino-acid sequence is MSTMRDDIRRGLSDIWPAAVAAAPIGLLFGAVAASKGLSPLEVFLMSAMVFAGGAQFAAVELWTMPAPIAALVFSTLLINARHVLMGASLAPKLEGFSRWQKFLGLYYMADENWALAEKRARTHRLTPAYWFAMVIPFVTGWLINSTLGATIGAVLGDPKRLGADFAFTALFIALVAAFWKGRVTFWTVAAAGVASAVTYRLAGPPWHVAAGALCGLLAAWLAAGSEPRRQAIVIEEAEA
- a CDS encoding MFS transporter, with the translated sequence MSDALSATSFELDDTQDETREKPAWAAVVSLTFGVFGLVTAEFLPASLLTPMAADVGVSVGAAGQAVTATAVVGAIAGLAAAIVTRGIDRRVVIWALTGLLILSSVIAAIATNLPTLLFARVLLGIGLGAFWSMVAATAMRLVPPSALPKAMSLIFTGVSVATVSAAPIGAYIGNLMGWRFVFWLSALVGVVALVIQMAVLPRLPARGSPDIRTLFRLLGQPSIALVLAGIVVVISGHFAGFTYVRPFLEQIPKLSVEAISLALLAYGVGGFFGNFLGGAITARSAKASVIFGAFAIGLMGASLLFVGASPIASAIAVGLWGFAFGALPVGFQTWLVRVAPEDEAESAGGLLVAAFQVAIASGAVFGGLLVDGFGTLGVMAYATIATLVGGLGVLLLGAKSPERVGAKAAAHAL
- a CDS encoding AraC family transcriptional regulator, which translates into the protein MTVPADHLTEMLRGLRLDGVDYSRCQMAAPWGVAFPQTHEAYFHFVSRGNCWLKTSAGEWLELQDGDAVLLPRGGGHVLASSPEVVPSPPCNCRVREFYGNIFDVEGGGSGEHMLIFTGRMTFNVDTGHPLLRLMPNLMRMSDFIANEPGIPHLLEAMGQEVAMDRVGAGGIMARLADVLAATIIRAWVESGCGTSKGWVAAARCPQIGKVLAAVHAHPETDWTVESLAELMGASRSGFALRFAEVVGETPARYVAQVRMHQARQWLARDKLRIAVVAQRLGYESEASFSRAFKRITGAAPSQVRAAGEAPPAAMFAPPAEAAE